One window of Botrimarina mediterranea genomic DNA carries:
- a CDS encoding transposase zinc-binding domain-containing protein: MTERPRLDAAEVFRGDGSRFLDGYGKTLSHAQHRAFRAIVACRTKVLGGHVDRCGGCRKRLLLRFFCAHSRWRLQTSATQRSGRSIVGNGWRRRLARCSPKRVRATW, translated from the coding sequence ATGACCGAGCGGCCTCGGCTCGATGCGGCCGAGGTGTTCCGGGGAGATGGATCGAGGTTCCTCGATGGGTACGGCAAGACGCTCTCGCACGCCCAGCACCGCGCGTTCCGCGCTATCGTGGCCTGTCGCACCAAGGTGCTGGGCGGCCACGTCGATCGGTGCGGCGGGTGTCGGAAGAGGTTGTTGCTGCGGTTCTTCTGCGCCCATTCGAGGTGGCGGCTACAAACCTCCGCGACGCAGCGGTCGGGCAGGTCGATCGTCGGCAACGGCTGGCGGCGGAGATTGGCGAGGTGCTCGCCGAAGCGGGTGCGGGCGACTTGGTAG